In Streptomyces chartreusis NRRL 3882, the following are encoded in one genomic region:
- a CDS encoding AAA family ATPase: MPTRILPAVGDADAVRSITTLLSQLPDAEPVAPVVDSTQLIDTLARLAAESVDELPEVVVVHERIGPVPALELIREVALRFPAVGVILVTSDASPGLFQAAMDYGARGLVALPLSYEELASRVQAVAQWSVGVRRHLGAGGDVFTGVGGTVVTVSGAKGGTGATLTAIQLALAAQASGRSTALVDMDLQTGDIASYLDVQFRRSVVDLAAITDISPRVLADAVFRHDTGLALLLAPAEGERGEDVTDRAARQIVSALRSRYEVVVIDCGAQLGGAGAAAVEMADRALLVTTPDVVAVRGAKRAVRMWDRLQIRKAEETTVVVNRHSRATEIQPPLIQRITGTAVAATAIPANFKELQSVVDAGRIHELENKSSVKQALWGLAGELGLVKVPEGAQKAGRLRGVDRGAVSFRRRKEG; the protein is encoded by the coding sequence ATGCCCACGAGGATCCTCCCGGCAGTCGGTGACGCGGACGCGGTCCGGTCGATCACGACGCTGCTCAGCCAGCTCCCGGACGCCGAGCCGGTGGCCCCGGTGGTCGACTCCACCCAGCTCATCGACACCCTCGCACGGCTGGCCGCCGAGTCCGTCGACGAGCTGCCCGAGGTCGTGGTGGTGCACGAGCGGATCGGCCCGGTCCCCGCGCTGGAACTGATCCGCGAAGTCGCCCTGCGCTTCCCGGCCGTCGGCGTCATCCTCGTCACCTCCGACGCGAGCCCCGGCCTCTTCCAGGCCGCCATGGACTACGGCGCCCGCGGCCTGGTCGCCCTGCCGCTCAGCTACGAGGAACTCGCCAGCCGCGTCCAGGCGGTCGCCCAGTGGTCCGTCGGCGTACGACGGCACCTGGGCGCCGGCGGCGACGTCTTCACCGGCGTCGGCGGCACCGTCGTCACCGTCAGCGGCGCGAAGGGCGGCACCGGAGCCACCCTGACCGCGATCCAGCTGGCCCTGGCCGCCCAGGCCTCCGGCCGCAGCACGGCCCTGGTCGACATGGACCTCCAGACCGGCGACATCGCCTCCTACCTGGACGTCCAGTTCCGCCGCTCCGTCGTCGACCTGGCCGCCATCACGGACATCTCCCCGCGCGTCCTGGCCGACGCCGTCTTCCGCCACGACACCGGACTCGCCCTGCTCCTCGCCCCGGCCGAGGGGGAACGCGGCGAGGACGTCACCGACCGCGCCGCCCGCCAGATCGTCAGCGCCCTGCGCTCCCGCTACGAGGTCGTCGTCATCGACTGCGGCGCCCAGCTCGGCGGCGCCGGAGCGGCGGCCGTGGAGATGGCGGACCGGGCCCTGCTCGTCACCACGCCGGACGTGGTCGCCGTACGGGGTGCCAAGCGGGCGGTACGGATGTGGGACCGGCTGCAGATCCGAAAGGCCGAGGAGACCACCGTCGTCGTCAACCGGCACTCCCGCGCCACGGAGATCCAGCCGCCCCTGATCCAGCGGATCACCGGCACGGCGGTCGCGGCCACCGCGATCCCCGCCAACTTCAAGGAACTCCAGAGCGTCGTGGACGCGGGCCGCATCCACGAACTGGAGAACAAGAGCTCGGTGAAGCAGGCCCTGTGGGGCCTGGCCGGTGAACTGGGGCTGGTCAAGGTCCCCGAGGGCGCGCAGAAGGCGGGGCGGTTGCGGGGCGTCGACCGGGGAGCGGTGAGCTTTCGGCGGAGGAAGGAGGGATGA
- a CDS encoding OmpA family protein, translating to MTHTRNRAPRLTVVLTAASVMVVTNLFGAVSAHAADGPSYPPGTEPKASAPVKIDANDPDLKLVDGATLAEPKILDIKSVIEDQGGEERREDTNSDVKFALQAEVLFGKDSAKLSGQAKARIADIAEEIKAQNAKKVRVFGFTDNLGSSAHGDVLSRQRASAVHGVLDDELADSGITYEVRGYGEQYPIADNSTEAGRKKNRRVEVSFPRTES from the coding sequence ATGACCCACACCCGGAACCGAGCCCCACGCCTGACGGTCGTCCTCACTGCAGCCTCAGTTATGGTCGTCACGAACCTTTTCGGTGCCGTTTCCGCTCACGCGGCCGACGGCCCGAGTTATCCACCGGGCACCGAGCCGAAGGCAAGCGCGCCGGTCAAAATCGACGCGAACGACCCCGATCTGAAGCTGGTCGACGGCGCGACTCTCGCGGAGCCCAAGATCCTCGACATCAAGTCCGTCATAGAGGACCAGGGCGGCGAGGAGCGTCGCGAGGACACCAACTCGGACGTGAAGTTCGCGCTGCAGGCGGAGGTGCTGTTCGGCAAGGACAGCGCGAAGCTCAGCGGTCAGGCCAAGGCGCGCATCGCCGACATCGCCGAAGAGATCAAGGCGCAGAACGCGAAGAAGGTCCGCGTCTTCGGCTTCACGGACAACCTGGGTTCGTCGGCCCACGGTGACGTGCTGTCCCGCCAGCGCGCGTCGGCCGTACACGGTGTCCTGGATGACGAGCTCGCGGACTCGGGCATCACGTACGAGGTGCGCGGCTACGGTGAGCAGTACCCGATCGCGGACAACTCCACGGAAGCGGGCCGCAAGAAGAACCGCCGTGTCGAGGTCTCCTTCCCGCGCACGGAGAGCTGA
- a CDS encoding DUF5936 domain-containing protein produces MGLLLALVMGLSVWGAFAGIRMYRAEAKLPGDLALALEVGSTRTGAVDSLIDRLGMRYAPAVLRLMGPKQVAKYRRKIDLAGNPGGLTIDRYAARRAVYGALGGVGFLVFLMRGQLLVALLLLAFGAFWTEVGIWSAIRIRKDVIERTLPDFLDVLAVVVSAGLGFRQALDRVASKYEGPWADELRITLRQMDLGMSRRQAFAELRRRNDSEQVAMFVTALQQGEELGAPIVDTLVALAKDMRRTDAQNARRKAARAVPKATMMITTFMVPATMLLLGAGLILGSGTDFGVVTGE; encoded by the coding sequence ATGGGACTTCTTCTCGCACTGGTCATGGGCCTCAGCGTCTGGGGCGCCTTCGCCGGCATCCGCATGTACCGGGCCGAGGCCAAACTCCCCGGCGACCTCGCGCTCGCCCTGGAGGTCGGCTCCACCCGCACCGGCGCGGTGGACTCGCTCATCGACCGCCTGGGCATGCGCTACGCCCCCGCGGTGCTGCGCCTGATGGGCCCCAAGCAGGTGGCCAAGTACCGCCGCAAGATCGACCTGGCGGGTAACCCCGGCGGCCTGACGATCGACCGCTACGCGGCCCGGCGGGCGGTGTACGGGGCTCTGGGCGGGGTGGGCTTCCTGGTCTTCCTGATGCGGGGCCAGCTCCTGGTCGCCCTCCTGCTGCTCGCCTTCGGCGCGTTCTGGACGGAGGTCGGCATCTGGTCGGCCATCCGCATCCGCAAGGACGTCATCGAACGGACCCTGCCGGACTTCCTGGACGTCCTGGCGGTCGTGGTCAGCGCGGGCCTCGGCTTCCGCCAGGCGCTGGACCGGGTCGCGTCCAAGTACGAGGGCCCTTGGGCCGACGAACTCCGCATCACGCTCCGCCAGATGGACCTGGGCATGAGCCGCCGCCAGGCCTTCGCGGAACTGCGCCGCCGCAACGACTCCGAGCAGGTCGCGATGTTCGTCACTGCCTTGCAGCAGGGCGAGGAACTGGGCGCCCCGATCGTCGACACGCTGGTGGCCCTCGCCAAGGACATGCGCCGTACGGACGCCCAGAACGCCCGCCGCAAGGCCGCGCGCGCCGTTCCCAAGGCCACGATGATGATCACGACCTTCATGGTCCCGGCCACGATGCTCCTCCTGGGCGCCGGACTGATCCTGGGCTCGGGCACCGACTTCGGCGTTGTCACGGGCGAGTAG
- a CDS encoding CpaF family protein, which yields MSLRARINSPEENGNRGEDGHMVASYRAKLLEEIDLAEMSSLAAAERRARLERVLGHIISREGPVLSTVERSQLIRRVVDEALGLGILEPLLEDASITEIMVNGPDAIFVERGGRVEQLPLRFASNDQLMQTIERIVSTVNRRVDESNPMVDARLPSGERVNVIIPPLSLTGATLTIRRFPRSFTLQELIGLGSLDEHMLYLLAGLVQAKFNVIVSGATGTGKTTLLNALSGLIPEGERIITIEDSAELQLQQPHVIRLESRPPNVEGKGQVTIRDLVRNSLRMRPDRIVVGEVRGGESLDMLQAMSTGHDGSLATVHANSAEDALMRLQTLASMSDVEIPFVALHDQINSAVDVIVQLTRFADGARRITEIALLESHGSDPYRLVTVARFHAQPMTPDGRIHGAFEYFPLPRRTADRLYMANQPIPQAFGIARSAEQLATREAR from the coding sequence ATGAGCCTGCGAGCACGCATCAACTCCCCGGAGGAGAACGGAAACCGGGGCGAGGACGGCCACATGGTCGCCTCCTACCGGGCCAAGCTCCTGGAGGAGATCGACCTCGCGGAGATGAGTTCGCTGGCCGCCGCCGAGCGCCGGGCACGGCTGGAGCGGGTGCTCGGGCACATCATCAGCCGCGAGGGCCCGGTCCTGTCGACGGTGGAGCGCTCGCAGCTGATCCGCAGGGTGGTCGACGAGGCACTCGGCCTGGGCATCCTGGAGCCGCTGCTGGAGGACGCGTCCATCACCGAGATCATGGTGAACGGCCCGGACGCGATCTTCGTCGAGCGCGGCGGCCGGGTCGAGCAACTGCCCCTGCGGTTCGCCTCGAACGACCAGCTGATGCAGACGATCGAGCGGATCGTCTCCACGGTCAACCGCCGCGTCGACGAGTCCAACCCGATGGTCGACGCCCGCCTCCCCTCCGGCGAGCGCGTCAACGTCATCATCCCGCCCCTGTCCCTGACGGGCGCCACGCTCACGATCCGCCGCTTCCCGCGCTCCTTCACGCTCCAGGAGCTGATCGGCCTGGGCTCGCTGGACGAGCACATGCTGTACCTGCTGGCGGGCCTGGTGCAGGCGAAGTTCAACGTCATCGTCTCGGGCGCGACGGGCACGGGAAAGACGACCCTGCTGAACGCGCTGTCCGGGCTCATCCCCGAGGGCGAGCGCATCATCACCATCGAGGACTCCGCCGAACTCCAGCTCCAGCAGCCCCACGTGATCCGCCTGGAGTCGCGCCCGCCGAACGTCGAGGGCAAGGGTCAGGTCACCATCCGCGACCTGGTCCGCAACTCCCTCCGTATGCGCCCCGACCGGATCGTGGTCGGTGAGGTCCGTGGCGGCGAGTCGCTGGACATGCTCCAGGCCATGTCGACGGGCCACGACGGCTCCCTGGCCACCGTCCACGCCAACAGCGCCGAGGACGCGCTGATGCGGCTCCAGACCCTTGCCTCCATGTCGGACGTGGAGATCCCCTTTGTCGCCCTGCACGACCAGATCAACAGCGCGGTGGACGTCATCGTGCAGCTGACCCGGTTCGCGGACGGCGCCCGCCGCATCACCGAGATCGCGCTGCTGGAGAGCCACGGCAGCGACCCGTACCGACTGGTCACGGTCGCCCGCTTCCACGCGCAGCCGATGACACCCGACGGCCGTATCCACGGCGCCTTCGAGTACTTCCCGCTCCCACGCCGCACCGCCGACCGCCTCTACATGGCGAACCAGCCCATCCCGCAGGCCTTCGGCATCGCCCGGTCCGCGGAGCAGCTAGCCACCCGAGAAGCCAGGTAG
- a CDS encoding sensor histidine kinase has protein sequence MSMTGERTGRLRRRPRTPEITTPPAGTVLPAHVRTGAPDIPVTTATPALPPGWERVDAPVGGAHTAMPVPANGGPAADGAQPPQGSPTPVDESRRGGTGGGAPGGVGTGGAAGKSVRAGGRAKPAPEHPAIPIQINALQAMCRQVFGFRLAMIALATPTALINANEGLPTRLVGAAVVVTFMSSYVLFRDWERFGPLLLRHPTLLAADTLFGALLLISAGPGSTLAYVSVCTPLLAGLVYGWRGAAVFASLQALLLLLIQAAMQDPQPGIAESSLLPGLCVIAGAVGSSLRNLMLRFGAATQALTTVQARLAVTEAVGAERARLAREMHDSVAKTLHGVALAADGLAGSAGAAHMDVALVKQQADLVARSARRAAAESRELLADLRRESDPGQGTDVLVELAARTRDFSARTGLPAVYRPTGDHSVPPVPPAVARQLLTIASEAMENAHRHAGPTRVDVRAGVHGDLLRISVYDDGCGLPPGTTLEQLRRAGHFGLVGMVERAASVGARIRIGRGGHPKGTEVRLELPLAALTAPHG, from the coding sequence ATGTCGATGACGGGCGAACGCACCGGGCGGCTGCGCCGCCGCCCGAGAACACCGGAGATCACCACCCCACCGGCAGGCACCGTCCTGCCGGCCCACGTCCGCACAGGCGCCCCCGACATCCCGGTGACGACGGCGACACCGGCGCTGCCGCCGGGGTGGGAGCGGGTGGACGCGCCGGTGGGTGGGGCGCACACGGCCATGCCGGTACCCGCGAACGGTGGCCCGGCCGCCGACGGTGCTCAGCCCCCACAGGGGTCACCCACACCCGTCGACGAAAGCCGCAGGGGCGGTACGGGGGGTGGCGCTCCGGGTGGTGTCGGTACGGGTGGTGCGGCCGGGAAGTCGGTCCGGGCCGGAGGCCGGGCGAAACCCGCCCCCGAACACCCGGCGATACCCATCCAGATCAACGCGCTGCAGGCCATGTGCCGACAGGTCTTCGGCTTTCGGCTGGCCATGATCGCCCTGGCCACCCCCACCGCCCTCATCAACGCCAACGAGGGCCTCCCCACCCGCCTGGTGGGCGCGGCCGTGGTCGTCACCTTCATGAGCTCCTATGTCCTGTTCAGGGACTGGGAACGCTTCGGCCCCCTCCTGCTGCGCCATCCCACTCTCCTGGCCGCGGACACCCTCTTCGGCGCCCTCCTGCTCATCTCGGCGGGCCCGGGCAGCACCCTCGCCTACGTCAGTGTCTGCACCCCTCTCCTCGCCGGCCTGGTCTACGGCTGGCGCGGAGCAGCCGTGTTCGCCTCCCTGCAGGCGCTGCTGCTCCTCCTGATCCAGGCGGCGATGCAGGACCCCCAGCCCGGCATCGCCGAGTCGTCCCTCCTCCCCGGCCTCTGTGTCATCGCCGGAGCCGTCGGCTCCAGTCTCCGCAACCTCATGCTCCGCTTCGGCGCGGCCACCCAGGCCCTGACGACGGTCCAGGCCCGCCTGGCCGTCACGGAGGCGGTTGGCGCCGAACGGGCGCGACTGGCACGCGAGATGCACGACTCGGTCGCCAAGACCCTGCACGGCGTGGCCTTGGCCGCGGACGGTCTGGCGGGCTCGGCGGGCGCCGCCCACATGGACGTGGCCCTGGTGAAGCAGCAGGCCGACCTGGTCGCCCGGTCAGCCCGCCGAGCCGCCGCCGAATCCCGCGAACTCCTGGCGGATCTGCGCCGCGAATCGGACCCCGGCCAGGGGACGGACGTACTGGTCGAGCTGGCCGCGCGTACCAGGGACTTCAGCGCCCGCACGGGCCTCCCGGCGGTCTACCGCCCCACCGGCGACCACTCCGTACCCCCGGTGCCGCCCGCCGTGGCCCGTCAGCTCCTCACCATCGCCTCGGAGGCCATGGAGAACGCCCACCGCCACGCGGGCCCGACCCGGGTCGACGTCCGCGCGGGCGTCCACGGCGACCTGCTCCGCATCAGCGTCTACGACGACGGCTGCGGCCTCCCGCCCGGAACCACCCTCGAACAACTGCGCCGAGCGGGCCATTTCGGCCTGGTCGGCATGGTCGAACGGGCGGCCTCGGTGGGCGCCCGCATCCGCATCGGCCGGGGCGGCCACCCCAAGGGAACGGAAGTCCGCCTGGAGCTACCGCTGGCGGCTCTGACCGCACCCCACGGCTGA
- a CDS encoding pilus assembly protein, whose translation MSVRRPAFAAPPLRDRGQVTIEFLGMTPTIIVTLIALWQVVLVGYTFILAGNAADEAVRKATATEPGARQAACEAAGLKHLSEAWRGSAEVTCGGSGYVTADVRLEVPILFPGTLSVPIPVSGHAGAVEEAD comes from the coding sequence ATGAGCGTGCGGCGTCCGGCCTTCGCGGCCCCGCCCTTACGGGACCGGGGCCAGGTCACCATCGAGTTTCTCGGCATGACCCCGACGATCATCGTGACGCTGATCGCGCTGTGGCAGGTCGTCCTCGTCGGCTACACCTTCATCCTCGCGGGGAACGCCGCGGACGAGGCGGTACGGAAGGCGACGGCGACGGAACCGGGCGCGCGGCAGGCCGCGTGCGAGGCGGCGGGGCTGAAGCATCTGTCGGAGGCGTGGCGGGGGAGTGCCGAGGTGACCTGCGGCGGCTCCGGCTACGTCACGGCGGACGTGCGCCTGGAGGTCCCGATCCTCTTCCCGGGCACGCTCTCCGTCCCGATCCCGGTGAGTGGCCACGCCGGCGCGGTCGAGGAGGCGGACTGA
- a CDS encoding pilus assembly protein TadG-related protein, giving the protein MSPRKYGDAGQAFPIYITVVAGLLFLAFAYLAVGQAAATRNGAQTAADAAALGAAQDRRNQLVGRWMDNLLNPDLWQDIFHGKVEGLDPSCWRAQQLADANDAHVVGGGCEPEWDPLGYTVEVKTNDPVGDSIVPGTETTYATAEARAVIEPRCSLQPPEEGNDNDEDLPQLNCGGQNWDLDADDLSDLPGPDDLFDVHLAD; this is encoded by the coding sequence ATGAGCCCCCGTAAGTACGGCGACGCAGGGCAGGCCTTCCCCATCTACATCACGGTGGTGGCGGGCCTGCTCTTCCTTGCGTTCGCGTACCTTGCGGTCGGCCAGGCCGCGGCGACACGGAACGGTGCGCAGACGGCGGCGGACGCCGCCGCCCTCGGGGCTGCGCAGGATCGGCGGAACCAGCTCGTGGGCAGGTGGATGGACAACCTGCTCAATCCGGACCTCTGGCAGGACATCTTCCACGGGAAGGTTGAGGGGCTCGACCCCTCATGCTGGCGGGCGCAGCAACTCGCCGACGCCAACGACGCACACGTCGTGGGAGGCGGCTGCGAGCCCGAGTGGGACCCGCTGGGCTACACGGTCGAGGTCAAGACGAACGATCCCGTCGGCGACAGCATCGTCCCCGGCACGGAAACGACGTACGCCACGGCAGAAGCCAGGGCCGTGATCGAGCCGCGCTGTTCCTTGCAACCGCCCGAGGAGGGCAACGACAACGACGAGGACCTGCCGCAGCTCAACTGCGGAGGCCAGAACTGGGACCTCGACGCAGACGATCTCTCGGATCTGCCCGGTCCCGATGACCTCTTCGACGTCCATCTGGCCGACTGA
- a CDS encoding response regulator transcription factor codes for MPDQTTPHPGASQPPPPQNPFDFPQPAQPSCLRVVVADDNPVVRAGLTALLSGREDITVVAEAADGREAYEAAQQHRPDVVLLDVRMPGVDGISALPYLVRIAPVVMLTYSRESEIVQEALRRGAGGYLVHGEFTAGQLVDAVRDITQGRAHFTPTAAGALLAQLRQGQGQGSSRGPGAPALPDGLGQANANAYGNSASAWPHNQTQLTAQPANMSLPYVPTSPTSPENLSQVQPDVGQSPSEWTSGRPAAPYRSRFQLSTREAEIMDLIASGMNNQQIAATCFISEKTVKNHINRIFAKLHSTSRSEAAAKWLGTAPDSHRGRG; via the coding sequence ATGCCGGACCAGACGACTCCTCACCCCGGCGCCTCACAGCCGCCACCGCCACAGAACCCGTTCGACTTCCCGCAGCCGGCGCAGCCGAGCTGCCTCAGGGTCGTCGTGGCCGACGACAACCCGGTGGTCCGCGCCGGCCTGACCGCCCTGCTCTCCGGCCGCGAGGACATCACGGTCGTGGCGGAGGCGGCCGACGGCCGTGAGGCCTACGAGGCCGCCCAACAGCACCGCCCGGACGTCGTCCTCCTCGACGTGCGCATGCCCGGCGTGGACGGCATCTCGGCGCTCCCGTACCTGGTGCGGATCGCCCCGGTCGTCATGCTGACCTACAGCAGGGAGTCGGAGATCGTCCAGGAGGCCCTCCGCAGAGGAGCGGGCGGCTACCTGGTCCACGGCGAGTTCACGGCCGGTCAGCTGGTCGACGCGGTCAGAGACATCACGCAGGGCCGGGCCCACTTCACCCCCACGGCGGCGGGAGCGCTGCTGGCCCAGCTCCGGCAGGGCCAGGGCCAGGGCTCGAGCCGGGGCCCGGGAGCCCCGGCCCTACCGGATGGACTGGGACAGGCGAATGCGAATGCATACGGAAATTCCGCTTCCGCATGGCCGCATAATCAAACCCAACTAACGGCTCAACCAGCCAATATGAGCCTTCCGTACGTCCCGACCTCACCTACTTCCCCGGAAAACCTTTCGCAAGTGCAACCAGATGTGGGACAGTCTCCGTCTGAGTGGACGAGTGGCCGTCCGGCTGCTCCCTACAGGTCGCGGTTCCAACTGAGCACGAGGGAGGCGGAGATCATGGACCTCATCGCGTCCGGCATGAACAACCAGCAGATCGCCGCCACCTGCTTCATCAGCGAGAAGACGGTCAAGAACCACATCAACCGCATCTTCGCCAAGCTCCATAGCACCAGCCGCTCTGAGGCCGCGGCGAAGTGGCTCGGCACGGCACCGGACTCACACCGAGGACGGGGGTGA
- a CDS encoding DUF3592 domain-containing protein, which yields MEVPGAGYVVLTLLVGLFGALSWKYARRLVTVTRVLRRGVRAEGECVRVETEPYHRSDARRHFFAFRAADGTPVEFEDLAGWSTTEGTRVTVTYDPRDPQGTATVAGRGSWSPVLQSLALVAGCGMAALGFAVLLYVEIFGSG from the coding sequence ATGGAGGTGCCGGGCGCCGGCTACGTCGTCCTCACGCTGCTCGTGGGGCTCTTCGGCGCGCTGTCGTGGAAGTACGCGCGGCGGCTGGTGACGGTGACGCGGGTGCTGCGGCGCGGTGTCCGGGCGGAGGGCGAATGCGTCCGGGTGGAGACGGAGCCGTACCACCGCTCGGACGCCCGGCGGCACTTCTTCGCCTTCCGTGCGGCCGACGGCACGCCGGTCGAGTTCGAGGACCTGGCGGGCTGGTCGACGACGGAGGGCACCCGGGTCACCGTCACCTACGACCCGCGTGATCCGCAGGGCACGGCGACGGTGGCGGGCCGGGGCAGCTGGTCGCCGGTGCTGCAGTCGCTCGCCCTGGTCGCGGGCTGCGGCATGGCCGCTCTGGGCTTCGCGGTCCTTCTCTACGTCGAGATCTTCGGGAGCGGTTGA
- a CDS encoding Flp family type IVb pilin → MSNWINITVSYLQARAARNDKGQTAVEYLGIIAVVVAIVLAITGTDIGQSIFEAITDKITEVTGG, encoded by the coding sequence ATGAGCAACTGGATCAACATCACCGTCTCGTACCTGCAGGCCCGCGCCGCTCGCAACGACAAGGGACAGACCGCGGTCGAGTACCTGGGGATCATCGCGGTGGTCGTGGCGATCGTTCTGGCGATCACGGGTACGGACATCGGCCAGTCCATCTTCGAGGCGATCACCGACAAGATCACCGAGGTCACCGGCGGCTGA
- a CDS encoding TadE/TadG family type IV pilus assembly protein — MPHGRRDRGQVAIEYIGFLPILLLVALAAVQLGLIAYTAQQAGTAARAGARSASLEGPHEQDCRAAVSDWLADGTSCPASYGGDEVTVTATVQIPSLVPGWNFDPAVKTATMPLDH; from the coding sequence ATGCCGCACGGACGCAGAGACCGCGGCCAGGTCGCCATCGAGTACATCGGCTTCCTGCCGATCCTGCTGCTCGTCGCCCTGGCGGCCGTACAGCTCGGCCTGATCGCCTACACGGCCCAGCAGGCGGGCACGGCGGCCCGGGCGGGGGCGCGCAGCGCGTCGCTGGAGGGGCCTCACGAGCAGGACTGCCGGGCCGCGGTGAGCGACTGGCTGGCCGACGGGACCAGTTGCCCGGCGTCGTACGGCGGGGACGAGGTCACGGTGACGGCCACCGTGCAGATCCCGTCCCTCGTGCCGGGCTGGAACTTCGACCCGGCCGTCAAGACCGCCACGATGCCGCTCGACCACTGA
- the cpaB gene encoding Flp pilus assembly protein CpaB: MNSRQRRGVILLLLSVVCALGAFAGVLSVISDVKSKVGPEVTAYRLKSDVPPYTTLSTGQFEKIKMPERWLSDNAVTDLREIQGKIAVTTLRAGSLLQSDMIVRQPALQPGQQEVAIMIDAATGVAGKITPGSSVNVYATFEGKREGDPDQSKIIVTNAKVIDVGELTALKPDENNRTQQATDAVPITFALSALDAQRITYAESFAQRVRLALVAPGSDTTVPEQDRTYELAKDK, from the coding sequence ATGAATTCCCGTCAGCGCCGCGGCGTGATTCTCCTGCTACTGTCGGTCGTCTGCGCCCTCGGCGCCTTCGCCGGCGTGCTGTCCGTCATCAGTGACGTGAAGTCCAAGGTCGGCCCCGAGGTCACCGCCTACCGGCTCAAGTCCGACGTCCCGCCCTACACCACCCTCAGCACGGGCCAGTTCGAGAAGATCAAGATGCCCGAACGGTGGCTGTCGGACAACGCGGTCACCGACCTGCGCGAGATCCAGGGCAAGATCGCCGTGACCACGCTGCGCGCCGGCTCCCTGCTCCAGTCCGACATGATCGTCCGCCAGCCGGCCCTCCAGCCCGGCCAGCAGGAGGTCGCCATCATGATCGACGCGGCGACCGGCGTGGCCGGCAAGATCACGCCCGGCTCCTCCGTCAACGTCTACGCCACCTTCGAGGGCAAGCGCGAGGGCGACCCCGACCAGTCGAAGATCATCGTGACCAACGCCAAGGTCATCGACGTCGGCGAACTCACCGCGCTGAAACCGGACGAGAACAACCGCACCCAGCAGGCCACCGACGCCGTCCCCATCACCTTCGCGCTGTCCGCCCTGGACGCCCAGCGCATCACCTACGCCGAGTCGTTCGCCCAGCGGGTCCGGCTCGCCCTGGTCGCGCCCGGCAGCGACACCACCGTCCCGGAGCAGGACCGGACGTACGAACTCGCGAAGGACAAGTGA
- a CDS encoding type II secretion system F family protein codes for MELHTLITLTTGITLLTCVLTVAGLHSYATGKAQRQALVDRLSATGQVPVGGRRRNFRGIDRRLRRTKLGKKLELRLAATGLDITPGEFFVYMLATVAGLWLIGQAALAPFFGPLAGLLGIGVAVQFLNWQRQKRIEKFINQLPEMARILANATQAGLALRTAIGMAAEEMEAPAGEELGKVSAQLAVGASMDDALSELADRLPSRELVVLVTTLVLSNRAGGQVVSALRNLTETLEERKETRREVRTQLSQVNMTSYAVPVLGVGSLFLMNGVKDGALDRMTGSPFGQAAVIIAFSLYAVGFVLIRRLSRIDV; via the coding sequence ATGGAACTGCACACGCTCATCACGCTCACCACCGGCATCACCCTGCTGACCTGCGTCCTCACGGTGGCCGGCCTGCACTCCTACGCCACGGGCAAGGCACAGCGGCAGGCACTCGTCGACCGCCTGTCCGCCACCGGCCAGGTGCCGGTCGGCGGCCGGCGCCGGAACTTCCGGGGGATCGACCGCCGCCTGCGGCGCACGAAGCTCGGCAAGAAACTGGAACTCCGCCTGGCGGCCACCGGTCTGGACATCACCCCGGGCGAGTTCTTCGTCTACATGCTCGCCACGGTCGCCGGCCTGTGGCTGATCGGCCAGGCGGCACTGGCCCCGTTCTTCGGCCCGCTGGCGGGCCTGCTGGGCATCGGGGTGGCGGTCCAGTTCCTCAACTGGCAGCGCCAGAAACGCATCGAGAAGTTCATCAACCAGCTCCCCGAGATGGCCCGGATCCTCGCCAACGCGACCCAGGCGGGCCTCGCCCTGCGCACCGCGATCGGCATGGCCGCGGAGGAGATGGAGGCCCCCGCGGGAGAGGAACTCGGCAAGGTATCCGCCCAGTTGGCCGTCGGCGCGTCGATGGACGACGCCCTGAGCGAACTGGCGGACCGTCTCCCCTCCCGCGAACTGGTCGTCCTGGTCACCACGCTCGTCCTGTCGAACCGGGCGGGCGGCCAGGTGGTCAGCGCCCTGCGCAACCTGACGGAGACGCTGGAGGAACGCAAGGAGACGAGGCGTGAGGTCCGCACGCAGCTCTCCCAGGTCAACATGACGTCGTACGCGGTCCCCGTCCTGGGCGTCGGCTCGCTCTTCCTGATGAACGGGGTGAAGGACGGCGCCCTGGACCGCATGACGGGCTCCCCCTTCGGCCAGGCGGCGGTCATCATCGCCTTCTCCCTCTACGCCGTCGGCTTCGTCCTCATCCGCCGCCTGTCCCGCATCGACGTCTGA